In Flavobacterium okayamense, a single window of DNA contains:
- a CDS encoding TonB-dependent receptor domain-containing protein, translating into MKVKFSLRNIFYFIVLFSTSSSFSQNGKLSGKVTDDFGNPLFGVNLTIENTNKGSSTDFEGNYSINDVPSGNVTVVARYLGFKTLKKEVVVNGNTTLDFVLQEDATQLQDIIVTGVVNKATKLKSSVSITSVNVEQVEQTVPRSTAEIFRTIPGIRSESSGGEGNSNISVRGVPISSGGSKYLQLQEDGLPVLLYGDISFATADIFTRFDRNVAKIEAIRGGSASTLSSNSPGGIINFISKTGKTEGGSLATTFGVDYNSFRTDIEYGTKIGEGLYFHTGGFYRLGEGVRSPGFTANNGGQMKFNITKEFEKGSITIYTKFLNDRAAAYMPMPIQVTGTNANPDWGSVSGYDATSGTQQSIYLNHNVGLGPDGQLNRTAVSDGMHPVSKSIGANLDFDLGEGWKVNNNGRFSANSGQFIAPFPAQVATASEIADSFGVGATLTYANDGSPFNNPNGLVSRIHMFDAKLNNLNNFMNDLRVSKRFDEIGLGITAGYFKSIQNVSISWLWNSYLQEVSDNNPRLINVTDAGGNLLSENGLYAYGTPFWGNLARNYDTQYNVSAPYLNVAFDVNEDLIVEGGIRYDKGRVNGSFAGGTSTIYDVNNDGSISAPEQNVFAIDNANATAVDYDYSYASYTFGANYLLNEQSSVFARYSKGASAKADRILFSGLNYLDGDKINARDFLAQLEIGYKRKFKDGYIFVTAFQSTTNEEGGFEATSNSIIENDYKSLGLELESSYNVTEDLNLRGAFTYTNAEITSGPNDGNQARRQPKLMYNFIPTYSFSKKKNTFGLSFIGQTKAFAQDSNELVMNGFVIVNGFLEFTLVKDLALNISGNNLFNTLAITEAEEGSITENATNIVRARPLPGRSLSMALSYRF; encoded by the coding sequence ATGAAAGTAAAATTTAGCTTAAGAAACATTTTCTATTTCATTGTACTTTTTTCAACTAGTTCTTCATTTTCTCAAAATGGAAAACTTTCTGGGAAAGTAACAGATGATTTTGGAAATCCATTATTTGGGGTTAATCTAACTATTGAAAACACAAACAAAGGTTCGTCTACAGATTTTGAAGGTAATTATTCAATTAATGATGTACCATCTGGAAACGTAACAGTCGTTGCAAGATATCTTGGATTTAAAACTTTAAAAAAAGAAGTTGTTGTTAATGGTAATACTACGTTAGATTTTGTTTTACAAGAAGATGCCACACAATTACAAGATATTATCGTTACTGGAGTTGTAAATAAAGCTACAAAGTTAAAATCGAGTGTTTCTATTACCTCTGTAAATGTGGAACAAGTGGAACAAACTGTTCCTAGATCTACTGCAGAGATTTTTAGAACTATTCCAGGTATTCGTTCAGAATCTTCTGGTGGTGAAGGAAATTCGAATATTTCAGTTCGTGGTGTACCTATTTCTTCTGGTGGTTCTAAATATTTACAATTACAAGAGGATGGTTTGCCAGTGCTTTTATATGGTGATATATCTTTTGCAACGGCAGATATTTTTACAAGATTTGATAGAAATGTTGCAAAAATTGAAGCCATAAGAGGTGGTTCTGCTTCTACATTGTCTTCTAATTCACCTGGGGGAATTATCAATTTTATAAGTAAAACTGGAAAAACAGAAGGAGGAAGCTTAGCAACAACATTTGGAGTAGATTATAATTCTTTTAGAACAGATATAGAATATGGTACTAAAATAGGAGAAGGTTTATATTTTCATACAGGTGGTTTTTACAGATTGGGTGAAGGAGTAAGAAGTCCTGGTTTTACTGCTAATAATGGTGGTCAAATGAAGTTTAATATTACTAAAGAATTTGAAAAAGGTTCTATAACTATTTATACCAAATTTTTAAATGATAGAGCAGCGGCTTACATGCCAATGCCTATTCAAGTGACAGGGACAAATGCAAATCCTGATTGGGGAAGTGTTTCTGGCTATGATGCTACTTCTGGAACACAACAATCCATTTATCTAAATCATAATGTAGGTTTAGGGCCAGATGGACAATTAAATAGAACTGCTGTAAGTGACGGAATGCATCCTGTTTCAAAATCTATAGGAGCTAATTTAGATTTCGATTTAGGGGAAGGTTGGAAAGTGAATAATAATGGTCGTTTTTCAGCAAATAGTGGACAGTTTATTGCTCCTTTTCCAGCTCAGGTAGCAACTGCTTCAGAAATAGCTGATTCATTTGGAGTAGGTGCTACTTTAACTTATGCTAATGACGGTTCTCCTTTTAATAATCCTAATGGCTTAGTTTCAAGAATCCATATGTTTGATGCTAAATTAAATAACTTAAATAATTTCATGAATGATTTAAGAGTATCAAAGCGATTTGATGAAATTGGTTTAGGGATTACAGCTGGGTATTTTAAATCAATTCAAAATGTATCTATCTCATGGTTATGGAATTCTTATCTTCAAGAAGTGTCTGATAACAATCCTCGCTTAATTAATGTTACTGATGCTGGAGGGAATTTATTGTCTGAAAATGGATTATATGCTTATGGAACACCATTTTGGGGTAATTTAGCTAGAAATTATGATACACAATACAACGTTTCGGCTCCTTATTTAAATGTAGCTTTTGATGTAAATGAGGATTTAATTGTTGAAGGTGGAATTCGTTATGATAAAGGGAGAGTGAATGGTTCATTTGCTGGAGGAACTAGTACTATTTATGATGTTAATAATGATGGATCAATTTCTGCTCCTGAACAAAATGTGTTTGCCATTGATAATGCTAATGCTACTGCTGTTGATTACGATTATAGTTATGCCTCTTATACTTTTGGAGCTAATTATTTATTAAACGAACAATCGTCTGTTTTTGCAAGATATAGTAAAGGTGCTTCTGCTAAAGCAGATAGAATTCTGTTCTCAGGGTTAAATTATCTAGATGGAGATAAAATTAATGCAAGAGATTTCTTAGCACAATTAGAAATTGGTTATAAAAGAAAATTTAAAGATGGCTATATATTTGTAACAGCTTTCCAATCAACAACAAATGAAGAAGGAGGTTTTGAGGCAACTTCAAATAGTATCATTGAGAATGATTATAAATCTTTAGGTTTAGAATTAGAATCTTCTTACAATGTTACAGAAGACTTAAACCTTAGAGGGGCTTTTACATACACAAATGCAGAAATCACATCTGGACCAAATGACGGTAATCAAGCTAGAAGACAACCAAAACTAATGTATAATTTTATTCCAACATATAGTTTTTCTAAAAAGAAAAATACTTTTGGATTAAGTTTTATAGGGCAAACAAAAGCATTTGCACAAGATTCTAATGAATTAGTAATGAATGGATTTGTTATTGTAAATGGCTTTTTAGAATTCACTTTAGTTAAAGATTTAGCCTTAAATATTTCTGGAAATAATTTATTTAATACACTAGCAATTACAGAAGCAGAAGAAGGAAGTATAACAGAGAATGCAACAAATATTGTAAGAGCTAGACCTTTACCAGGCAGATCATTATCAATGGCTTTGTCATATCGATTTTAA
- a CDS encoding MFS transporter: MIRKVKLNFWQILNMNVGFLGIQYSFGLQQSAVNPIYDFLGASPDEIPLLNLAGPVTGLLVQPIIGALSDKTWHPKWGRRKPYFLIGALLCSLSLIAFPFSSSLWVAASLLWILDAGNNMAMEPYRAFVADKLIEEQQPLGFQMQSFFTGLGQTLANLSLFIFPLIIVGKTGSLPTWVYASFFLGAVCSIGSIWWSMKTTPEIPPTQEELSLIKNKKNVFLEPLIEIFSAIGAMPKVMWQLAIVYLFQWYALFCYWQNSSKSIALSVWNATPKTNPEAYEKAVSWTGLVNGWYNVVTFLIAFALVGFAKKYGAKRVHFICLLLAALGFLAFPHIENKNWLFFATTGFGIGWASMMGIPYLMVVSDIPKERYGVYMGIINMMIVIPMIIQNLSFGYILKNFLDNDPRNAITFAGVLLMLAAIYTLLIKNKREIRKV; the protein is encoded by the coding sequence ATGATAAGAAAAGTAAAACTGAATTTTTGGCAAATCCTAAACATGAATGTTGGTTTTTTAGGTATTCAATATAGTTTTGGTTTGCAACAAAGTGCAGTAAATCCTATCTATGATTTTTTAGGAGCTAGTCCAGATGAAATTCCTTTGTTAAATCTTGCTGGTCCAGTTACAGGGTTATTAGTACAGCCTATAATTGGAGCTTTAAGTGATAAAACTTGGCATCCAAAATGGGGCCGAAGAAAACCTTATTTTTTGATTGGTGCTTTGTTATGTAGTTTAAGTTTAATAGCTTTTCCTTTTAGTAGTTCTTTGTGGGTGGCAGCTAGCTTACTTTGGATTTTAGATGCAGGAAACAATATGGCTATGGAACCTTATAGGGCTTTTGTAGCGGATAAATTAATTGAAGAGCAACAACCGTTGGGCTTTCAAATGCAAAGCTTTTTTACTGGTTTGGGACAAACCTTGGCTAATTTATCCTTATTTATTTTTCCGTTAATTATTGTTGGGAAAACAGGTTCATTACCAACTTGGGTTTATGCTTCTTTTTTCTTAGGTGCAGTTTGTTCGATAGGTTCAATTTGGTGGAGTATGAAAACAACTCCTGAGATTCCTCCCACTCAAGAAGAACTGTCTCTGATAAAAAATAAAAAGAATGTTTTTTTAGAACCTTTAATTGAAATTTTCTCAGCCATTGGTGCTATGCCTAAAGTAATGTGGCAATTAGCCATAGTTTATTTGTTTCAATGGTATGCGCTGTTTTGTTACTGGCAAAATTCTTCAAAAAGTATAGCTTTGTCGGTTTGGAACGCTACTCCAAAAACAAATCCTGAAGCCTATGAAAAAGCGGTAAGTTGGACAGGTTTGGTAAATGGTTGGTACAATGTAGTAACATTTTTAATTGCCTTTGCTTTAGTTGGTTTTGCAAAAAAATATGGAGCAAAAAGGGTACACTTTATTTGTTTATTATTAGCAGCTTTAGGCTTTCTAGCTTTTCCACATATTGAAAATAAAAACTGGCTATTTTTTGCTACAACTGGCTTTGGTATAGGATGGGCAAGTATGATGGGAATTCCTTATTTAATGGTAGTTTCAGACATACCAAAAGAACGTTATGGAGTTTATATGGGAATCATTAATATGATGATTGTAATTCCAATGATTATTCAAAATCTTTCATTTGGTTATATTTTAAAAAACTTTTTGGATAATGATCCTAGAAATGCAATAACATTTGCAGGTGTTTTGTTAATGTTGGCTGCAATTTATACGCTTTTAATTAAGAATAAAAGAGAAATTAGGAAAGTTTAA
- a CDS encoding glycoside hydrolase 100 family protein: METIYYDKAIELLHKVSTPNGFLASAENTSNYQRVWARDGVICGLAALASDDIKLIETFKSTLETLAKYQHEIGTIPSNVLIGVDKVDVSYGGLAGRVDAVTWFIIGVCQYAFHTKDDSFVKKYENEIEKALRLLEAWEFNNKHLIYVPLSGNWADEYITDGYVLYDQLLRVWALKSYNHFKKNKAITIKIDKIIKQIQVNFLPNAEGQKFHERAYYELDFKEYLPCSFSPSGYKNQFDAFANSLVLLLNIGTEKIQNKIINHSYDLALSTKLGLLPAFWPPIFENEEYWNLLKDNCKYEFRNYPYEFHNGGSWPMVNGFFGMALLFKSQKNMAKAILDRINEANSLNNFSFFENFNSNSSMPNGVAFCAWSAAATILVNQSLYTNFKILL, translated from the coding sequence ATGGAAACTATATATTATGATAAAGCAATAGAATTATTGCATAAAGTATCAACGCCAAATGGGTTTTTAGCAAGTGCCGAAAACACGTCTAACTATCAAAGAGTATGGGCACGTGACGGTGTAATTTGTGGTTTGGCAGCTTTGGCTTCGGATGATATAAAATTAATAGAGACATTTAAAAGTACTCTTGAAACATTAGCTAAATACCAACATGAAATAGGAACTATTCCATCTAATGTGTTAATTGGTGTGGATAAAGTAGATGTAAGCTATGGTGGATTAGCAGGTAGAGTAGATGCTGTAACTTGGTTTATTATTGGTGTTTGCCAATACGCTTTTCACACAAAAGATGATTCCTTTGTTAAGAAATATGAAAATGAAATAGAAAAAGCATTACGATTATTAGAAGCTTGGGAATTTAATAATAAGCATCTTATATATGTGCCTTTATCTGGTAATTGGGCAGATGAATATATAACAGACGGTTATGTTTTATACGATCAATTACTTCGTGTTTGGGCTTTAAAAAGTTATAATCATTTTAAAAAAAATAAAGCAATTACTATTAAAATAGATAAAATTATTAAGCAAATACAAGTTAATTTTCTCCCTAATGCAGAAGGTCAAAAATTTCATGAAAGAGCTTATTATGAATTGGATTTTAAAGAGTATTTACCCTGTTCTTTTTCTCCGTCTGGATATAAAAATCAGTTTGATGCTTTTGCCAATTCATTAGTGTTATTGCTAAATATTGGTACAGAGAAAATTCAAAATAAAATTATTAATCATTCCTATGATTTAGCTTTAAGTACAAAGTTAGGATTACTTCCAGCATTTTGGCCTCCTATTTTTGAAAATGAAGAATATTGGAACTTACTTAAAGATAATTGTAAATATGAGTTTAGAAATTATCCTTATGAATTTCATAACGGGGGAAGCTGGCCGATGGTAAATGGTTTCTTTGGAATGGCATTACTATTTAAATCTCAAAAAAACATGGCTAAAGCAATTCTAGATCGAATAAATGAAGCTAATTCGTTAAATAATTTTTCATTTTTTGAAAATTTTAATTCAAACTCTTCAATGCCAAACGGCGTTGCTTTTTGTGCTTGGAGTGCAGCTGCCACTATTCTAGTAAATCAATCTTTATATACTAATTTTAAAATTTTACTGTAA
- a CDS encoding carbohydrate kinase family protein: MKTIDIICIGEVLIDFIGHEINTSINRTKDYHRFLGGSPTNVAVNAARIGLNPLLVASCGQDGLGDYIIRKLKANKIDVSSIKKVETEPTSVIFVSKSTDTPDFIPYRQADCNITIEQLTNESIAKAKIFHTTCFALSKNPARETILNRAKKAKELGVQLSIDINFSEKIWPDREEAKRVLSDYLSNDPLVKLSEDDCYRLFAEVKSEEFIFDYFHNLGVTTICLTKGKKGVVVSDVKEGVFFQEVISIKEVKDTTGAGDAFWTGFLYAQINTKSLEESVTIAQKLAAIKLQNVGRLPDDINLEQILNV, from the coding sequence TTGAAAACAATAGATATAATATGTATAGGTGAGGTTTTAATTGATTTTATTGGTCACGAAATAAATACTTCAATAAATAGAACTAAAGATTACCATCGTTTTTTAGGAGGTTCCCCTACTAATGTTGCTGTTAATGCAGCAAGAATAGGGTTGAATCCCTTACTAGTAGCTTCCTGTGGACAAGATGGATTAGGCGATTATATCATTAGAAAATTAAAAGCAAATAAGATTGATGTATCGAGTATTAAAAAAGTTGAAACAGAACCAACTTCGGTAATTTTTGTTTCAAAATCAACTGATACACCAGATTTTATTCCCTACAGACAAGCGGATTGTAATATTACCATTGAACAATTAACAAATGAAAGTATTGCAAAAGCAAAAATTTTTCATACTACTTGTTTTGCATTAAGTAAAAACCCAGCAAGAGAAACTATTTTAAATAGAGCTAAGAAAGCAAAGGAGTTAGGGGTTCAACTAAGTATAGATATCAATTTTTCTGAAAAAATTTGGCCAGACAGGGAAGAAGCTAAACGGGTTTTAAGCGATTATTTGTCAAATGATCCACTGGTTAAATTGAGTGAAGACGATTGTTACAGACTTTTTGCTGAAGTAAAATCAGAAGAATTTATTTTTGATTATTTTCATAATCTAGGAGTTACTACAATTTGCTTAACAAAAGGAAAAAAAGGAGTTGTGGTCTCAGATGTAAAAGAAGGAGTATTCTTTCAAGAAGTAATATCTATAAAAGAAGTAAAAGATACAACTGGTGCTGGTGATGCTTTTTGGACTGGTTTTTTATATGCACAAATTAATACAAAATCATTAGAAGAATCTGTTACAATCGCTCAAAAACTAGCAGCTATTAAACTTCAAAATGTGGGAAGGCTTCCAGACGATATTAATTTAGAGCAAATTTTAAATGTCTAA
- a CDS encoding NADP-dependent malic enzyme, with the protein MHRDTKRREALLYHAKPTPGKIQVIPTKKYATQRDLSLAYSPGVAEPCLEIAKDVNNVYKYTAKGNLVAVISNGTAVLGLGDIGAEASKPVMEGKGLLFKIFADIDVFDIEVGTKDIEEFIATVKNIAPTFGGINLEDIKAPESFEIERRLVEELNIPVMHDDQHGTAIISSAALLNALELAEKKPEDVKVVVSGAGSAALACANLYLLLGVKVENIFMFDKDGMLTTCREDLSELQKKYAKSCEPQTLKEAIIDADVFLGLSVGNVLTPEMLLTMRSNPIVFAMANPVPEIDYQLAIDTREDIIMATGRSDHPNQVNNVLGFPYIFRGALDVRATKINEEMKMAAVRALAELAKTPVPEQVNIAYGETKLNFGRDYIIPKPFDPRLIGVVAPAVAKAAMESGVAQIEIQDWEKYELELLDRLGSDNKMIRMLMNRAKTNPKRVVFAEADHLDVLKAAQIVHEEGIGYPILLGNKEIIQELKEEIGFDADVVIIDPKTKEESERRKQYAKVFWKSRQRRGMTFLEAEKWMRERNYFALMMVNEGEADALVTGYSRSYPSVVKPVMELIEKQQGVTRIATTNMMMTSRGPMFLSDTAINPNPTAEDLAKIALMTAKTVRMFGIEPVMAMVSFSNFGSSNNESAKKIREAVSYLHKYYPDLIVDGEVQADFALNPEMLQSKFPFSKIGNKKVNVLIFPNLDAANITYKLMKELNKSDSIGPIMLGLDKPVHIFQLGASVEEMVSMASVAVVDAQEKERRAKKN; encoded by the coding sequence ATGCATAGGGATACGAAACGTAGAGAAGCTCTATTATATCACGCAAAACCAACACCTGGAAAAATTCAGGTTATACCTACAAAAAAATATGCAACTCAAAGAGATTTATCTTTGGCATATTCGCCGGGAGTTGCTGAACCATGTTTAGAAATTGCTAAAGATGTAAATAACGTTTATAAATATACGGCTAAAGGTAATTTGGTCGCTGTAATTTCAAACGGAACTGCTGTATTAGGATTGGGCGATATTGGGGCAGAAGCTTCAAAGCCTGTTATGGAAGGTAAAGGATTGCTATTTAAAATTTTCGCCGATATTGATGTGTTTGATATTGAAGTTGGAACAAAAGACATTGAAGAATTTATAGCTACTGTAAAAAATATCGCACCAACTTTTGGTGGAATTAACCTAGAAGATATTAAAGCTCCAGAATCTTTTGAAATAGAAAGACGATTAGTAGAAGAGCTTAATATTCCTGTAATGCATGACGATCAACACGGAACGGCAATTATTTCATCAGCAGCTTTATTAAACGCATTAGAATTAGCAGAAAAAAAACCTGAAGATGTAAAAGTAGTAGTTTCTGGAGCTGGTTCAGCGGCTTTGGCTTGTGCTAATTTATATTTACTTCTTGGTGTTAAAGTAGAAAACATATTCATGTTTGATAAAGACGGGATGTTAACTACATGCCGTGAGGATTTATCTGAACTTCAAAAAAAATATGCAAAATCTTGTGAACCTCAGACCCTTAAGGAAGCTATTATAGATGCTGATGTTTTTTTAGGATTATCTGTTGGGAATGTGTTAACTCCAGAAATGTTGTTAACCATGAGAAGTAACCCTATAGTTTTTGCTATGGCAAATCCAGTTCCTGAGATTGATTATCAGTTGGCAATAGATACTAGAGAAGATATTATAATGGCAACCGGTCGTTCAGATCATCCAAACCAAGTAAATAATGTTCTTGGATTTCCATACATTTTCCGTGGTGCGTTAGATGTTCGTGCTACTAAGATTAACGAAGAAATGAAAATGGCTGCTGTTCGTGCTTTGGCCGAATTAGCTAAAACTCCAGTTCCAGAACAAGTAAATATTGCATACGGTGAAACCAAATTAAATTTTGGTCGCGATTATATTATTCCAAAACCTTTTGATCCTAGATTAATTGGTGTCGTTGCTCCAGCGGTTGCTAAAGCCGCGATGGAATCTGGAGTGGCACAAATTGAAATTCAAGATTGGGAAAAATACGAATTAGAGTTGTTAGACCGATTAGGTTCTGACAATAAGATGATTCGTATGCTAATGAATCGAGCCAAAACAAATCCAAAACGTGTTGTATTTGCTGAAGCTGATCATTTAGACGTGCTAAAAGCGGCTCAAATTGTTCATGAAGAAGGCATTGGGTATCCTATACTATTGGGTAACAAAGAAATTATCCAAGAGTTAAAAGAAGAAATTGGTTTTGATGCAGATGTAGTTATTATTGATCCAAAAACTAAGGAAGAATCAGAAAGAAGAAAACAATACGCAAAAGTTTTCTGGAAGTCTCGTCAAAGAAGAGGTATGACATTTCTTGAAGCTGAAAAATGGATGCGTGAGCGTAATTATTTTGCTTTAATGATGGTAAATGAAGGTGAGGCTGATGCTTTGGTTACTGGTTATTCTAGAAGCTATCCTTCGGTGGTTAAGCCAGTGATGGAATTAATCGAAAAGCAACAAGGCGTAACTAGAATCGCAACTACGAATATGATGATGACAAGTCGAGGACCAATGTTTTTATCAGATACTGCGATTAATCCTAACCCAACTGCAGAAGATTTAGCTAAAATTGCATTAATGACGGCTAAAACGGTAAGAATGTTTGGTATTGAGCCTGTTATGGCAATGGTTTCTTTTTCAAACTTTGGATCATCTAATAATGAAAGTGCTAAGAAAATTAGAGAAGCAGTTTCTTATTTACATAAATATTATCCAGATTTAATCGTAGATGGTGAAGTACAAGCCGATTTTGCTTTAAATCCTGAAATGTTACAGAGTAAATTTCCTTTTTCAAAAATTGGAAATAAAAAGGTTAATGTTTTGATTTTTCCTAATCTTGATGCTGCTAATATAACCTATAAGTTAATGAAGGAATTGAATAAATCAGATTCTATTGGACCAATAATGTTAGGCTTAGATAAGCCTGTTCATATTTTTCAATTAGGAGCAAGTGTTGAAGAAATGGTAAGTATGGCTTCTGTAGCTGTTGTTGATGCACAAGAAAAAGAAAGAAGAGCTAAAAAAAATTAA
- the ruvA gene encoding Holliday junction branch migration protein RuvA: protein MIAHIQGRLVEKTPTDVVIECNGVGYHINISLHTYSLIPDGENLKLFTFLQVREDAHTLYGFIEKQERELFKLLISVSGVGANTARTMLSSLQPTQIIQAIASNDVGTIQGVKGIGAKTAQRVILDLKDKVLKVYDLEDVSVVQNNTNKDEALSALEVLGFNRKAAEKVIDKIVKDAPNASVEQLIKQALKNL from the coding sequence ATGATAGCACATATTCAAGGTAGATTAGTTGAAAAAACTCCAACAGATGTTGTAATTGAGTGTAATGGTGTGGGTTATCATATTAATATTTCTTTGCATACCTATTCTTTAATTCCAGATGGTGAAAATTTAAAACTTTTTACGTTCTTACAAGTTCGTGAAGATGCACATACGCTTTACGGATTTATTGAGAAACAGGAAAGAGAGCTTTTCAAATTGTTAATTTCAGTTTCGGGTGTAGGAGCAAATACAGCGAGAACTATGTTGTCGTCACTTCAGCCAACTCAAATTATTCAGGCAATTGCATCAAATGATGTTGGAACAATTCAAGGAGTAAAAGGAATTGGCGCAAAAACAGCACAAAGAGTAATTTTAGATTTAAAAGACAAAGTGTTAAAAGTCTACGATTTGGAAGATGTTTCTGTTGTGCAAAACAATACAAATAAAGATGAAGCGTTATCTGCATTAGAGGTTTTAGGTTTTAATAGAAAAGCCGCAGAAAAAGTTATAGATAAAATTGTTAAAGATGCCCCAAATGCTTCTGTAGAACAATTGATAAAACAGGCGTTAAAAAATTTATAG